The Camelus dromedarius isolate mCamDro1 chromosome 36, mCamDro1.pat, whole genome shotgun sequence genome segment GAAGGCGGATCCAGCCACGGGGGCTGAGTCTGCCTCTGAGCCCTGCCACCCCTCATGCAGAGGCTCTCTCAGGCCTCCCCTAAGCTCTGCGAGATTTTTCCTGGCCTTGTTCTAGTCTACACAGAGAACGTCACTGGAATCAGGTGAAATTCATTGCCATGAGCCCTCTTCACGTCACCTTTTCCAAACGTAGATCCCCCCCACCAAATCTGGTAATgtgattttcctatttttcaattTGGCAAAGAGATAACAGATTTTAGTTTTtcgataagaaaataaaatgcgtGTACACCAGGAGCCCCCTTCATTAAGGCCACCACCTTGAGTTGCTGTCATCACATGTCAGACGCCTTGAAAGGGCTCACTTTGAGTAAGAAGCCACTTTTCTTGGCAAGGACAATACCATCCTGAGTGCCAAGCGAATGCTAGGGGACCTTCCCCTGCCCCCAATTTGAGAGTCAGGAGCAGGGTGGGCTGTGCATAGAATGCACCCCACTCCCATTCAGCTTAGGACCTGACAGCCTTTACTCCAGCCCAAAGGCTCTGAGCCTGCATACAGCTGTCCTCTGCTTACCTCTGTTCCTAAGCAAAGGAGAGGGAAAATCTGGCCACAATCCAGGGGCATCAGGGCCTGGGGCTCATTAgagctcccccaacccccaggggcaaggagcagaacagaaaggggaggaggaagctgGCTTCCTCCAGCAGGCGGGTAAACGCTGCCAGGGGGGTCTCGGTGTACACAGTGAGGCCACGCCCGTTCAGAGGTTCTCTGACCAAAGTAGCATCAGAAACCTCTTCTGCTGCCCCTGTGACCGTGTGGGAGGGGGTAAAAGTAGAGAAACGATGGAGAAAGTGATGTCATCTGGCGCTTTTCAAAACCTGTAGATTTTTCTCTCTGAGAACGAGGCTCCTATCTGGATAGGGTCTGATGCTTCCAGCATGACCTGACACACGGCAGTGGGACCACCCTCACGATCACGGTCCAGATGGGTGTTTGTACTCTTTTAAGCCACCTCAGGACTCACAGGGTCTGTGGCTGTGGAGGGGGTGGGTTAGGCCCCCAGGGTGTCCTGGGTGATTTTGTGCCTGGGGAGGTAGAGTGTGGGGGACCTCGCAGGGACGGAGGAGCGCCTGGGCCACAAAAAGATGTTGTCTTTCTTGACTCAAGAGGGACATGTTGGCACACATGCCACCAAGAGGGGTGGGCTTGCTCCTCCTAGCGCCCATGATGCCCAGCCTGCTTGGATAAGTCTGACCCGACAGAGCAAGTGGAACCTTCTGGAGACAGAATGGAGGAGTATGTTTGAGAAATGAGAAACTTTGGGGGTGGGTAAGGTCAGTGGGGGTCTTCTGTTGAGTTTAAATCCTCTTAGCTCCCTCATCAGGCTTAAGACAACACTCCCGTTTGAGGATGTCACCGGCCTGTGACAGTGAGCTCGGGGGATGTCACCTTGACACTATCTGAGGGGACTGAGGCTTCCTTTCACGCAGAGGCCCAGAGAAAAGACAGACCTAACAAGCAAGGGGGAAACAGAATTTGCAGAAATGATGCTCCCCAAATCAGCCCGATTTCAGAGCTGCCACCATATTGCAGAGGATGAAAAGAAGGACCAGATTTTCTGCGGGAGGTTGTGGGCATATTTGATGGAGACATAATGAGGAAAGATAGCTTCCTCTTTTGTTCTCTAGCTCCTGGTCACAGTGTGCTTAGCTCCTATCAGAATGAAACATTGAGCGTGGTTAATTAGCTTTCATCAGGCCTTCCTGGAAAAGAAGTGgatccagagattttttttaaaaaataagtaagtgttCCCCTGGGGAGCAGCTGGGGCAGCAGGAGCTGGTGTCTCATTGTCTATAAGGGGCTGGTCAGGGGTCAGGCAAGTGGCCGCTAAGATGAGATTCCCAGGGTGGGCTGAGGCCATCACTTCTCACCAGGTGTACTGACCAGAGTCTTCCTGGTTGGACATAGACCTCCCAGGGATGGACATGGGACACAGATTCTGTGTGGGTTCCCACCCTGACGCCCAGGGTTGACCAGCTGCTGGTAGCCTCTGAAGGGGAAGCACACTGGTGAGGGAGAGAAGACCATGGGGGAGGGAAGACCATGGAGAGAGGGCTTCCCAGTGATTGGAAACTTGGGGACTTGCTGGAGGCTGTTGACAATGAGAAGACAGATGAAAACTCTCTtatgtttccctccctccctaccgTGTTCTCCACTTCTCTCctgacttcttcctttttctatctctttgcaAAACTGGACTTCCCTGCTGATGCTCCTTGCTGCATCTCTTCATCATTAGGAGAGGACCTAGCACTCTGGAGGGCGTGGGGAATAACATGTTGGGGAGACAGGCGCCCTCCCACCCAAGTCCTGCAGGGCCCAGTCCAACAGAGGTTGAGAGAAAGGCTTCCTGAAACAGCCCACAAGCTTCTCATCTGTTCCCAGCGGCTAAGACCCCAGGGGGCCCTCCCTGAGTTGGAAGTAGTCACCCCAACTTTTGGCGCTCCAGGTCAGCAGACATCAGCAGTTTTCTCAGTTGCATGTaaacacgcgcacacacgcacacacacactgaatgTGCATTAGTAAAACAGAGGTGGCAAAACTAAAATCAGTGACGGTGTCGAAAtgaataaaagagagaaaggaactaaATCCAAGAACAGACAAACAAGCCAGGTGGCTGAGGTCCCAGAGGGTTGCAAGGAGGACAGCGTCAAGGACCGCTCTGGTGACCGACGTCCACAAGGCTCCAGACACAGGAGCCCTGGAGCTGAGGCAGACAAGAGCTGGGACCCCAGCAAGCGCAGGGAGGGCGCGGGGGGTGATGGGGATGGGGACGGCCCCCTCAAAtggcctcacctcctccagcctctgcagaGTAAGCAGTGAGCTAAGCCCTTGGTAGGGAagcagaataaaaaggaaaagcacCTCTGACCAGATTGGAACTCCCAATTAACCACCGAGGGGCCCCGCCCTTGGAAGGGCGGAGGCAGGCGGGCAGGGCTGGTCCTCGCCAGGCCCGGATGTGCTCTGTGCGGAGTGCTTCCAGGACAGCCCGGCTCTCTGCGCCTCTCCTCCGCCCTCCTTCCCACCAGGGAGGACCTGAGGGGACAGCCGCgtaggggagggggcaggacggCACTGCAAATTTAGCCACAATAAAGGAAACCAAAGGGGGTCTGTCTGAACGAAGAAAGGAGCATCCAGTTTTACAACcgaactgaaatttaaaatttggttttttttttcctctttttacagATTTTAGATAAACcatgaagggaggggaggagaagcctcttttaataatatttttttttgttaaaaaaaaaaaaacccacgaacataaaaaaaaaaattcctcagttTTTGAACTTCTCTTAAGAGCAGTTCAATGTGAGGCCTTGCACCCTAAACAGTTATAtctggaattaagaaaaaaatcgcAGCTACACACAACAAAGACTAAcagtatttttacttaaaaatattgtgtgtatatatatagagagatttatatatatatatatatatatcttttttgtggagatttttttttctttttgtgatttttttcttttcctttttttttttttttttttttttgtgcccaAGTAGAGATATGATGGGATTGAAACGACGCCTAGAACAGAACATTCCTTACAGGAGTGatactttgaaaaataacatttaaaaaatggttgaACATACTTGCATCACCTCCAGAAATTCAACTTGgtacaatgagaaaataaatcattgaCTCAAATCTTCACCCAAATGACACGGCCTCGAAGACCCAGAGTATGCAGCTGGTGTGAGTCTTGTCACCGGACAGGGGCTCACGGTCAAGCATCCCCTCCTCCCTGGTCCCCCCTCGCCAGCCCCTTACACTCCACCTCAGCCATACCCAGAGTCTGTCTTACTTACATCAGTTTTCTACATTTCTGGCAAGACCTTGCAGCagacacacatgcgcacacacataAAGGTGTGCTGtgggcacacacacagacacacgcgcacacacacacataccacacacacagaatttcCCACTCAACCCAGATGCACCGAGTGAGCTGAATGACTTTCAGCCAACCACAATGGTGAAAGACAGAAGCACCAAACAGTCTTTGAAATGGGTCAGTTATCACaattttgacttatttttttatattctaattttcctctttgtgttactatttttaaaaagcacaaatgaaaaatgaagaattcTTTCCAGATCAATTTAAGGCTTCCCACCAAATGGAAACAGAAGAGGCCTTACACAGTATCACATGTGATAAATGTATACCTTTCACGGCCTTAAAATGACAGAACAAATCGTTTTTGCCCAGTCACTGATTAAGTATTGTGCCTTTAAATTGATGTCATTCTTTTTGCTACTATGCTGAGTTTTATTATTACTGATTCTTTTCGATTACATATACGGAAATCTCCTTGAATTTGCTTTAGAATTTCCTGTTCTTATCGAATTATTAGGGTggcttttgttttgctctgttttgcttttcacCAGGAAACAAATGTGATTCTTACTAGTTGAACGCTAAAATGGCACATAGTCAGCCTTCAAGGAGCTTTTCCAGCCATTTGAGTTTCAAATGGCCCTTTGGCTCCTAAAAGGGGCTGATAAGTTGGGGGCAGggacaggagaggaaagagagaaactgaaaaaaaaaaagaggaggggtTTCTATGCGTTAGCTTttggtaaatttgttttcttcaatacAAATAATCAGATAGGAAGAATGattgctttgtgttttatttgttggttggtttttgtttcatttctagaTTTGTTTCATTTGATTGTTTAATTTTCCCTCTCCCGGTGCGAAAATCACCCGAGAATTTTGCATGAGAAAACGTGACAGTACTTAATGAAACTCAGCACCTAAGGGCATAAGGCAGttgaaggttttgtttgtttgtttgtttgtttgtttgtttgtgtttgttttgttttgttttgttctttcaaTCAGCACCAATCCCGTAAATGATCTACACTGGGTGTAAGGtataaaactttgttttccttttggagtGGAGACAACTCCTCTCCACCCTATGAACCATAGTGTGGGATTTTTTTCAATACTGTTTCTTATgtgtaaaaaacaaaagaaaggttttctttttgtttttacttacaaAACATAGAGAATATCTTTGTATACATACAGCGACTGGAAAGAAAGCTTATCTGAAGGGGTTGtgacttatattttctttttttttttttttttttgtagcattggtggtggtggtggtggtggtggtggtggttctgtGTACTGGGGGGAAGGGACGGTTCTATTTCTTGCAAGCGGCCTTGACCGCAAACCAAACTTAAGGTCCCCTTCTCAACTTGGGTCAAGATGCTCTTAGAGTGAAGACTCATACTGGAGCAACTCGTAAAGGAGCGGTCCGTCTCGGTACCGAATGCCTACCGCGGTGGGGGTGACATACTGCAGAATGTTAATAGTCCTTCTCAACCTCCTGTCTACAAAATGAGCATCCCAAGCTGGGTATCTCTTTCTTGGCATGTCAATCTTAATGAGGGGCCCTTCTGGGGGGTAAGGACGCCCCGTCGGGGTAGGGGGCCCCATGGGTCTCACTTGGAAAACGGGCAAGCAAGTGTCAGCCGTGAGATCCTCCTGTTGTTCCGTTACGGCTCTGGTAGGCGTGACCTGGGTCCCCCGGTACCCAGGGGTCTGAGGCGCCATGGGCTCAACATCGGGGGGCAAAGGGATGCCCCAGAGCAGCTCGGCACAACAGGAGCTGGCCAAGATCTTAACTCGCGGCCCCATGGGGTGCAGCACGCCATAATATAAGAGCATCAGTGCAATCCCAGCCACAAAGCTCAGAAAGACACAGCACAGTGCTGGCACCGCATAGAAGTCAGTGGTCTCCGGGTTTCTGTAAAAATACCAAAGGAACGTCAAGGTAGCGTTCTCGGTCAGGACTATCGTGTAATATGCAAACATTCGATATCGAGTCCGCCCTTCCTTGACGTTAAACCAGCAGAAAATGTACACAATCCCTACCACCATGTTGAAGAGGATCTCCTCCCACTTGGACATGCAGAAGTCTGTCCCGCCATGGATGATCCAGAAGGCCATGGCGCACCAGTGAACCACCACGAAGATCCCGAAGTAGAGCTGGAAGATGGAAGCAAAGAGGGCAAAAGAGATAACTCTGGATGAGATGGTGAAGAGGCGCCAGAAGAGTTGGATGAGGGCCCCTCTGTAGCTCATACTCTTCTTGTCGTCCCTGGAGTCCCGCAGCAGCTTGTGATAGGAGGCTAGCACCCAAGCCAGGGACATCAGGGAAGTCACAGAGGAGACACCTGCCGGAAAGACACAAACCCACACAGTCAAAAGCTTGGACTTCGACCGCCGGGCACAGCAGGGCTGCCAGCTGAGGAGTCGCCCACACACACCGCGATCTAAAGGCggagggagaaagaaacacagaa includes the following:
- the XKR6 gene encoding XK-related protein 6 codes for the protein MAAKSDGGGVGVGFAQLHNLDEAVGSGGEEDGEPGGGGCGGGGDGSEPGESSSLHICHCCNTSSCYWGCRSACLRSLLGRKPRRSAAAADGGDQPLQPPADAGRPTPSAERPQPPQVERPWLDCLWIVLALLVFFGDVGTDLWLALDYYRKGDYGYFGLTLFFVLVPSLLVQSLSFRWFVQDYTGGGLGAVEGLTSRGPPMMGATYGHGVGVSATPGAQRLCRLSVWIWQSVIHLLQMGQVWRYIRTMYLGIQSQRQKEHQRRFYWAMMYEYADVNMLRLLETFLESAPQLVLQLCIMIQKSRAETLPCVSSVTSLMSLAWVLASYHKLLRDSRDDKKSMSYRGALIQLFWRLFTISSRVISFALFASIFQLYFGIFVVVHWCAMAFWIIHGGTDFCMSKWEEILFNMVVGIVYIFCWFNVKEGRTRYRMFAYYTIVLTENATLTFLWYFYRNPETTDFYAVPALCCVFLSFVAGIALMLLYYGVLHPMGPRVKILASSCCAELLWGIPLPPDVEPMAPQTPGYRGTQVTPTRAVTEQQEDLTADTCLPVFQVRPMGPPTPTGRPYPPEGPLIKIDMPRKRYPAWDAHFVDRRLRRTINILQYVTPTAVGIRYRDGPLLYELLQYESSL